A single Synergistaceae bacterium DNA region contains:
- a CDS encoding ABC transporter permease, whose product MAGKRFDLSGLMQSKVTWAVIAEALILLVCFIIRPDFFSISYQPSTGMLYGSLIDIVNRSAEITIISMGMTLVIALGGTDLSVGALVAVAGAIALKFLRWDVLTYTTPGDYTVYPYILVIAVPLIVCALMGLFNGFLVAKGGIQPIIATLILMVCGRGVAQILTDGKQFTTGYSPFRVIGQGSFLCLPMPIIITIIVVVAVALFTRKTAFGAFVESVGVNPSASRLSGIKAGNVILLVFMITGLLSGIAGLIYSSRIMSNDSNNAGLNFEMDAILAVVIGGTNMAGGRFSLAGTVIGSLIIRTIVTFVYYFGIVAEATMAFKALIIAVVIVLQSEPVRKYFARRAAMRRAGAKS is encoded by the coding sequence ATGGCCGGGAAACGTTTTGACCTTTCGGGACTCATGCAGTCAAAAGTAACATGGGCTGTAATCGCTGAGGCATTAATTCTCCTCGTCTGCTTCATCATAAGGCCGGACTTCTTCAGCATAAGCTATCAGCCTTCAACGGGAATGCTTTACGGTAGCTTGATAGACATCGTGAACCGTTCAGCCGAAATCACAATAATCTCAATGGGTATGACTCTCGTTATCGCGCTGGGCGGTACGGATCTTTCTGTCGGCGCATTGGTCGCAGTTGCGGGAGCTATTGCTTTGAAGTTTTTGCGCTGGGACGTTCTCACCTACACAACGCCCGGAGATTACACCGTTTACCCGTATATTCTCGTTATCGCTGTGCCGTTAATCGTGTGCGCGTTAATGGGACTGTTTAACGGCTTCTTAGTCGCAAAGGGAGGTATTCAGCCGATAATCGCGACATTGATTCTAATGGTATGCGGAAGGGGAGTCGCTCAGATTCTCACGGACGGAAAGCAATTCACTACGGGCTATTCTCCGTTCAGGGTAATAGGTCAGGGAAGTTTTCTCTGTCTGCCCATGCCGATAATCATAACAATAATCGTTGTTGTAGCGGTTGCATTGTTCACGAGAAAAACAGCTTTCGGGGCGTTCGTTGAAAGTGTCGGAGTCAATCCGAGCGCAAGCCGTCTATCAGGCATAAAGGCCGGGAATGTCATTCTTCTTGTCTTCATGATAACGGGACTCTTGTCGGGGATTGCCGGACTCATATACTCAAGCCGTATAATGTCGAACGACTCCAACAATGCCGGGCTTAATTTCGAGATGGACGCAATATTAGCGGTCGTCATCGGAGGCACTAACATGGCCGGGGGACGCTTCAGCCTCGCAGGAACGGTGATAGGCTCTCTCATCATTCGCACGATTGTAACGTTCGTGTACTATTTCGGGATTGTCGCGGAAGCAACGATGGCATTCAAAGCGTTAATCATCGCTGTAGTTATAGTGTTGCAGTCTGAGCCGGTGAGGAAATATTTTGCCAGACGCGCGGCCATGAGAAGGGCAGGTGCTAAGTCATGA